A single window of Eucalyptus grandis isolate ANBG69807.140 chromosome 1, ASM1654582v1, whole genome shotgun sequence DNA harbors:
- the LOC108954122 gene encoding uncharacterized protein LOC108954122, translating into MAAIDFSSGVTILHQQLKARNLEKKLQKAGGLSSWLMSVGLGQFVRIFRCRRINEFQLANMTMKKLKDMGAAAVGPRRKLMLGFHESCIGKINIKNVVETNIYFIHDSLKAKAPKTMEETVAALGKRLDQSLDRRPIPLDSASSTFIQCLNRRVSTASGDLDLLDSMTFGTVLFEEGPHVDDVEEDTVDDLSSPLELDPNSPLSNDGFDRPSSCSGRLTAAVSMTKSFEEDSLFDDSISLKRLGISDVALATLASEVKGPKSVVKASKDEYESLPSYMKSLASWEDLLIAIEKINSYLSKKENCSENKSFFQDEISSLALGGYITSVVI; encoded by the exons ATGGCTGCAATTGACTTCTCCAGCGGGGTGACGATCCTTCATCAACAGCTCAAAGCACGAAATCTCGAGAAGAAACTTCAGAAGGCTGGTGGACTGAGCAGCTGGCTGATGTCAGTGGGGCTGGGGCAATTTGTGAGGATCTTCCGGTGTAGGCGCATCAATGAGTTTCAGCTGGCCAACATGACAATGAAGAAGCTCAAAGATATGGGTGCTGCTGCTGTGGGGCCTCGGAGGAAATTGATGTTGggatttcatgaatcatgtataggtaaaattaatataaagaaTGTAGTAGAAACAaacatatattttatacatgattctctGAAG GCAAAAGCTCCAAAAACAATGGAGGAGACGGTAGCGGCGCTCGGCAAACGCCTCGACCAATCCCTCGATCGCCGTCCCATCCCTCtcg ATTCCGCTTCTTCGACCTTCATTCAGTGCCTGAACCGCCGCGTGTCGACCGCGAGCGGCGATCTCGATTTGCTCGACTCCATGACGTTCGGGACCGTGTTGTTCGAGGAGGGACCTC ATGTTGACGATGTTGAAGAAGATACAGTCGATGACTTATCGAGCCCTCTCGAACTTGATCCTAATTCTCCATTATCAAATGATGGATTTGACCGGCCATCTTCATGTTCGGGGCGACTTACTGCGGCGGTTTCTATGACGAAGAGTTTTGAAGAAGATTCTCT ATTTGATGACTCCATCAGCTTGAAAAGACTTGGTATATCTGACGTAGCTCTGGCCACATTAGCTTCGGAAG TTAAAGGTCCAAAATCAGTAGTTAAGGCATCCAAAGATGAGTATGAAAGTCTTCCTTCCTACATGAAAAGTCTTGCATCATGGGAG GATTTGCTTATAGCTATCGAGAAGATAAACTCATACTTAAGCAAGAAAGAGAACTGTTCAGAAAACAAAAGCTTCTTTCAAGACGAAATATCATCATTGGCATTGGGTGGGTATATAACATCAGTAGTGATATGA
- the LOC120287266 gene encoding disease resistance protein RGA2-like, giving the protein MTEVVSSILGPLLQKLASSAVEEIQLVWGVKDDLEKLKSMLEMIQKVLADAEQKQTKQEAVRLWLSKLKDFATMPRMLEFYFILTIEDVLDEFETNALCGRVRRTEHLTLKRKVRYLYSFKIAHKMKELGKRLDRINEEKIKFNLSSDIHEKAIVPRRKTYSFVRTSNIIGRDEEKERIIELLKRSDDGGAGIIAVLPIIGMGGTRKTTLAKLIYNDERVKEHFEHKVWLSMPLEFEIEKTMRDIIKCLNNEAKFDNWTLEMLQNDLRSRVENKRCLFVMDDVWQVRREEWEQLPYLLGGVSKGSKIIVTLRNKFITSIMGTRYPFDLANLSREDSLTLFVNCAFDQGKERNHPDLMVIGKEIVRKCGGNPLAMKTLGSLLYSKHNQKSDWEFVRDSEIWQLDTGILPSLRISYDLMPSYLKQCFAYCSIFPKNHEFSNFDLIQFWISNGFIRPRRKNQELEEIGRQYLKELFSRSFFDVVAERYPVVIFKMHDLIHELAISVAQTESCNMTKERTQDISPSTRHISIFNTFDVPKDELPGCLSKLSRVRTVMSEKLGSSEEFFLETCIERFKHMRVLVLHESTFDLLPSSIGTLKHLRNLHLCYSPNLKKLPKSVCKLRNLQCLVLSGCTELEELPANIKNMINLRFLSATTKQQRFSESGIGCLTSLRWLFIADCMNLETLFDDIQSLKSLRVLAIANCPKLASLPQGIKNLQALEHLWIGYSERLRLPEGESNEPRSTSRLQSFRFEGLPELVSLPRWLEGSASTLQKIKIAGCPNLRMAFAVLPQFISRIRAVMKKKAPFLASKIATKYLSNAHVVSAPEILGLIGRSIEEEDYCE; this is encoded by the exons ATGACTGAGGTTGTCTCTAGCATCCTTGGACCTCTTCTGCAGAAACTAGCTTCATCGGCAGTTGAAGAAATTCAACTAGTGTGGGGCGTCAAGGATGACCTAGAGAAGCTCAAAAGCATGCTAGAGATGATCCAGAAGGTGCTCGCCGATGCTGAgcagaaacaaacaaaacaggAAGCTGTGAGGCTTTGGTTGTCGAAACTTAAAGACTTTGCTACGATGCCGAggatgttggaatttt ACTTTATTCTTACAATAGAGGATGTGCTAGACGAATTTGAAACCAACGCTTTGTGTGGGCGGGTGAGGAGGACCGAGCACTTGACCCTCAAAAGGAAGGTACGCTACTTGTACTCGTTTAAGATAGCacataaaatgaaagaattggGAAAGAGACTTGATAGGATaaatgaagagaaaatcaagttCAACTTGTCGAGTGATATTCATGAAAAGGCTATCGTTCCGCGGAGGAAAACTTACTCTTTTGTACGCACTTCGAATATAATTGGAAgggatgaagaaaaggaaaggataaTTGAGCTGTTGAAAAGATCAGATGATGGTGGAGCTGGAATTATAGCAGTCCTTCCGATTATTGGAATGGGAGGTACTAGAAAGACGACTCTTGCTAAATTGATATACAATGATGAAAGGGTAAAGGAGCATTTCGAACACAAAGTTTGGTTATCCATGccattagaatttgaaattgagaagacAATGAGAGACATCATCAAGTGTCTTAATAACGAAGCAAAATTTGATAACTGGACCCTTGAGATGCTACAAAATGACCTAAGAAGCAGAGTGGAGAACAAAAGGTGTTTGTTTGTAATGGACGATGTGTGGCAAGTGAGGAGGGAGGAGTGGGAGCAATTGCCATATTTGTTAGGAGGTGTTTCCAAAGGGAGTAAAATCATAGTCACTTTGcggaataaatttatcacctCAATCATGGGCACTCGCTACCCTTTTGATTTGGCCAACCTTTCGCGGGAGGATTCTCTGACTTTGTTTGTGAATTGTGCGTTTGAtcaagggaaagagagaaatcaCCCGGACCTTATGGTTATCGGCAAGGAAATTGTGAGGAAGTGCGGGGGAAATCCTCTGGCGATGAAGACTTTGGGAAGTTTGTTGTATTCAAAACACAACCAGAAGAGTGACTGGGAATTTGTAAGAGATAGTGAGATTTGGCAATTAGACACTGGCATTTTACCTTCACTAAGAATAAGCTATGATCTAATGCCGTCTTACTTGAAACAATGTTTTGCTTACTGCTCGATATTCCCAAAGAATCACGAGTTCAGCAACTTTGATTTGATCCAATTTTGGATCTCGAACGGTTTTATCCGACCCAGAAGAAAAAATCAGGAGCTGGAAGAGATTGGACGGCAGTACTTGAAGGAGCTGTTCTCAAGATCCTTCTTCGATGTCGTCGCGGAACGTTATCCGGTAGTGATCTTCAAGATGCATGATCTCATTCACGAACTTGCCATTTCAGTGGCACAAACCGAATCGTGCAACATGACGAAAGAGCGCACGCAGGATATTTCCCCGAGCACTCGGCATATATCAATTTTCAACACATTTGATGTACCGAAAGATGAACTACCTGGCTGCTTGAGCAAACTCAGCCGTGTTCGTACCGTCATGTCTGAGAAGTTGGGTTCCTCTGAGGAGTTCTTTCTGGAGACGTGCATTGAGCGATTCAAGCACATGCGAGTGCTAGTGCTACATGAATCCACCTTTGACCTACTGCCCAGTTCTATTGGCACTCTAAAGCATTTGAGGAATCTTCATTTATGCTATAGCCCTAATCTCAAGAAACTCCCCAAATCGGTCTGCAAGCTTCGCAATCTGCAGTGCTTAGTTCTTAGCGGGTGCACGGAACTCGAGGAATTGCCTGCAAACATAAAGAATATGATCAACCTCCGTTTTTTGTCGGCAACCACGAAACAGCAGCGTTTCTCGGAGAGTGGAATAGGATGCTTGACCTCTCTGCGGTGGCTATTCATTGCAGACTGCATGAATTTGGAGACCTTGTTCGATGATATCCAATCGCTCAAGTCGCTCCGTGTATTGGCCATCGCAAATTGTCCGAAGTTGGCCTCTTTACCACAAGGCATCAAGAATCTCCAGGCATTAGAGCATCTCTGGATTGGGTACAGCGAGAGATTGAGGCTGCCAGAAGGCGAAAGTAATGAACCACGCTCCACGTCGAGGCTTCAATCCTTCAGATTCGAGGGATTACCGGAATTAGTTTCGTTGCCCAGGTGGCTCGAAGGTTCTGCAAGCACACTGCAGAAGATAAAAATTGCGGGTTGTCCCAACTTGAGG ATGGCATTCGCGGTATTGCCACAATTTATATCGAGGattagagcagtgatgaagaagaaggcTCCATTTCTTGCGTCGAAAATAGCGACTAAATATCTATCCAATGCTCACGTGGTTTCCGCCCCGGAGATTCTCG GGTTAATTGGCAGGagcattgaagaagaagattattgCGAATAG
- the LOC104446460 gene encoding uncharacterized protein LOC104446460: MEETIAALGKSLGQFCNHLQSSVDALHQSLDRRPIPLDSASSTFIQCLNRRVSTASGDLDLLDSMTFGTVSFEELLGHCNEVFKKNQSDLAQLEERLKSFGYVPDVDDVEEDTVDDLSSALELDPLSSDGFDQPSSCSERLTAASSMTKSFEEDSLFDDSISLKRLGISDVALATLALEANGKTLEPNLCSRQPQRNQEDKMHDLEGPYQPATVNLGASEVEGPKSVVKASKDEYESLPSYMKGLASWEDLLIAIEKINSYLSKKENCSENRSFFQDEISSLALGPKARSYLLLLTRMKHLVVETVDGLISYRVL; encoded by the exons ATGGAGGAGACGATAGCGGCGCTCGGCAAAAGCCTCGGCCAATTCTGCAACCACCTGCAGAGCAGCGTCGACGCCCTCCACCAATCCCTCGATCGCCGCCCCATCCCTCtcg ATTCCGCTTCTTCGACCTTCATTCAGTGCCTGAACCGCCGCGTGTCGACCGCGAGCGGCGATCTCGATTTGCTGGACTCCATGACTTTCGGGACCGTTTCGTTTGAGGAGCTGTTGGGTCACTGCAACGAGGTCTTCAAGAAGAACCAGAGCGACCTCGCTCAGCTCGAAGAACGCCTTAAGAGCTTCGGCTACGTCCCCG ATGTTGACGATGTTGAAGAAGATACAGTCGATGACTTATCAAGCGCTCTTGAACTTGATCCATTATCAAGTGATGGATTTGACCAGCCATCTTCATGTTCGGAACGACTTACTGCAGCGTCTTCTATGACGAAGAGTTTTGAAGAAGATTCTCT ATTTGATGACTCCATCAGCTTGAAAAGACTTGGTATATCTGACGTAGCTCTGGCCACATTAGCTTTGGAAG CTAATGGCAAGACTCTTGAGCCAAATCTGTGTTCGAGACAACCACAAAG AAATCAAGAGGATAAGATGCATGACCTGGAGGGGCCATATCAACCTGCTACGGTGAACTTGGGGGCAAGTGAAG TTGAAGGTCCAAAATCTGTAGTTAAGGCATCAAAAGATGAGTACGAAAGTCTTCCTTCCTACATGAAAGGTCTTGCATCATGGGAG GATTTGCTTATAGCTATTGAGAAGATAAACTCATACCTAAGCAAGAAGGAGAACTGTTCAGAAAACAGGAGCTTCTTTCAAGACGAAATATCATCATTGGCATTGG GGCCCAAGGCGAGATCCTATCTGCTGCTGCTTACTCGCATGAAGCACCTAGTTGTtgagacagttgatggattgaTCTCGTACAGAGTTTTATAG
- the LOC104414946 gene encoding putative disease resistance protein RGA3: MTEVVSSILGPLLEKLASPAIEEIQLLCGIKDDQEKLKRKLEMIQNVLADAEQKQTKEAAVRLWLLKLKNFCYDIEDALDEFETRALWRRVRLNEHLTLKRKVCYLSSWLSNFIFQFKMAHKMKELRKRLDGINKEQTKFNLSSDVHEKAIVPWRETHSFALASKVIGRNKEKEEIIELLIGSNDRRPKMIAVIPILGMGGSGKTTLAKLVYSDDRVKKHFDCKIWLSMPVQFDITKIVRDIIESLGDKEKYDKFDMLQNRLRSMVENKRCLFIMDDVREVTQEAWDKLTKLLEGVFEGSKVIVTSQNKSIASIMGTVPPHNLANLSQEDSLTLFVEYAFVQGQEKNHLDLMVIGKEIVTKCRGNPMAVKALGSLLYSTKNRSDWEYVRDSEMWQLQIEILASLRISYDLMPSHLKRCFAYCSIFPKNHKFDSINLIQLWISNGLIQSNGNNQELEEIGQQYLEELMSRSFFDVVEDIDLLLTFEMHDLIYELAISVAQTESSNIKVWTQDISSTTQHISFPDPSGVPKDELSSCLSKLSRVRTIMCEELGSSASARFFLETCISRFKHLRALWLRGSSFDLLPASIGNLKHLRFLSLKGNGNIKKLPKSVCELRNLQTLDLGGCKDLEELPANIKNMINLRVLIITTNQRRFPESGIGCLTSLRWLAIVRCENLEALFDDIQLLTSLHMLIIGECPKLASLPQGIKNLKALERLCIYYCKSLRLPEGESNEPDSMSRLQSFTLAELPELVSLPGWLEGSTSTLQSVTIVGCPNLRALPEWLQNCSSLRTLEIQDCPELSSHGICLIPTLTELRIINCGKLGSWEKTQKSIVEKTQKMIIDKNV, encoded by the coding sequence ATGACTGAGGTCGTCTCGAGCATCCTTGGACCTCTTTTAGAAAAACTAGCTTCACCAGCTATTGAAGAAATTCAACTGTTATGTGGCATTAAGGATGACCAAGAGAAGCTCAAGCGCAAGTTAGAGATGATTCAGAACGTGCTTGCCGATGCTGAGCAGAAGCAAACAAAAGAGGCAGCTGTGAGGCTTTGGTTGTTGAAGCTTAAAAACTTTTGCTATGATATTGAGGATGCGCTAGATGAATTTGAAACCAGGGCCTTGTGGAGGCGGGTGAGGTTGAATGAGCACTTGACCCTCAAAAGGAAGGTATGCTACTTGTCCTCGTGGCTATCCAACTTCATTTTCCAATTTAAGATGGCacataaaatgaaagaattgaGAAAGAGACTCGATGGGATCAATAAAGAGCAAACTAAGTTCAACTTGTCGAGTGATGTTCATGAAAAGGCTATAGTTCCATGGAGAGAAACTCATTCTTTTGCACTTGCTTCGAAAGTGATTGGaaggaacaaagaaaaggaagaaataatagAGCTGTTGATAGGGTCAAATGATCGTAGACCTAAAATGATAGCAGTAATTCCTATTCTTGGAATGGGAGGTAGTGGAAAGACGACTCTCGCTAAATTGGTATACAGTGATGATAGGGTTAAAAAACATTTTGATTGTAAAATTTGGTTATCCATGCCAGTACAATTCGATATTACGAAGATAGTAAGAGACATCATCGAGTCTCTTGGcgacaaagaaaaatatgataaatttgacATGTTGCAAAATCGCCTAAGAAGTATGGTGGAGAACAAAAGGTGTTTGTTCATAATGGATGATGTGCGGGAAGTAACGCAAGAGGCTTGGGACAAATTGACAAAGTTGTTAGAAGGCGTTTTCGAAGGGAGTAAAGTCATCGTGACTTCACAAAATAAATCGATTGCCTCAATCATGGGCACTGTCCCCCCACATAATTTGGCCAACCTTTCACAAGAGGATTCTTTGACCTTATTTGTGGAGTACGCATTTGTTCAAGGCCAAGAGAAGAATCACCTAGACCTTATGGTAATTGGTAAGGAAATCGTGACCAAGTGCAGGGGAAATCCTATGGCGGTGAAGGCCTTGGGAAGCTTGTTGTATTCGACAAAAAATCGGAGCGATTGGGAATATGTAAGAGATAGTGAGATGTGGCAAttacaaattgaaattttagctTCTTTGAGAATAAGCTACGATCTGATGCCGTCTCACTTGAAACGATGTTTCGCTTATTGCTCGATATTTCCGAAGAACCACAAGTTCGACAGCATTAATTTGATCCAACTGTGGATCTCGAACGGGCTTATCCAATCCAATGGAAATAATCAGGAGCTGGAAGAGATTGGACAACAATACTTGGAGGAGCTGATGTCGAGATCCTTCTTTGATGTTGTCGAGGACATTGACCTTCTCCTGACCTTCGAAATGCACGACCTCATCTACGAACTTGCCATTTCTGTGGCACAAACTGAATCGTCCAACATCAAAGTGTGGACACAAGATATTTCCTCAACAACTCAGCATATATCATTTCCTGACCCATCTGGTGTACCAAAAGATGAACTAAGCAGCTGCTTGAGCAAACTGAGCCGCGTCCGTACCATCATGTGTGAGGAGTTGGGATCCTCTGCCTCTGCGAGGTTCTTTCTGGAGACATGCATTTCGCGATTCAAGCACTTGCGAGCCTTATGGCTACGGGGCTCTAGCTTTGACCTATTGCCTGCTTCCATTGGCAATCTAAAGCATTTGAGGTTTCTTAGTTTAAAGGGCAACGGTAATATCAAGAAACTCCCCAAATCAGTATGCGAGCTTCGCAATCTGCAGACCTTAGATCTTGGTGGGTGCAAGGACCTTGAGGAATTGCCTGCAAACATCAAGAATATGATCAACCTCCGTGTTTTGATAATAACCACGAATCAGCGGCGTTTCCCGGAGAGTGGCATAGGATGCTTGACCTCTCTGCGATGGTTAGCCATTGTAAGGTGCGAGAATTTGGAGGCTTTGTTCGATGATATCCAATTGCTTACATCGCTCCATATGTTGATCATTGGAGAATGTCCGAAGTTGGCTTCCTTACCACAAGGCATCAAGAATCTGAAGGCATTGGAGCGTCTCTGCATTTATTACTGCAAGAGCCTGAGGCTGCCAGAGGGCGAAAGTAATGAGCCGGACTCCATGTCGAGACTTCAATCCTTCACGCTCGCGGAATTACCGGAACTGGTTTCATTGCCTGGATGGCTTGAAGGTTCTACAAGTACGCTGCAGAGCGTAACAATTGTGGGTTGTCCAAACTTGCGTGCATTGCCCGAGTGGTtgcaaaattgttcttctctgaGAACACTGGAGATTCAAGACTGtcctgaattgtcctctcatgGCATTTGCCTCATCCCCACATTGACAGAGCTGCGGATAATTAATTGCGGGAAATTGGGCAGTTGGGAGAAGACTCAGAAGAGCATAGTGGAGAAGACCCAGAAGATGATAATAGACAAGAATGTTTAA
- the LOC104446503 gene encoding uncharacterized protein LOC104446503: MVKKKQKQQAMEHGNDYDSTCEVDPYEDTSWVIVKKQRITILVPPLPVAEKSAVSKPSSSQVQDIPREHVPEKSQLPAEGSPVMLSVSEYEKTTSLPLENDIFREVSSPHPSDLPRILGMDSRTRSKNPAKVSGQKLHEVVKTSNTSKSIYRERMLNGPCYFSSGVTILHQQLKARNLEKKLQKAGGLSSWLMSLGLGQFVRIFRCRRVNEFQLANMTMKKLKDMGAAAVGPRRKLMHAIDCVCDPYHRRLEVPPRIC, translated from the coding sequence ATGgtcaagaaaaagcaaaaacagcaAGCCATGGAACACGGCAATGACTATGATTCTACCTGTGAGGTGGATCCCTACGAAGATACGAGTTGGGTGATTGTGAAAAAACAGAGGATCACTATTTTGGTGCCGCCTTTACCTGTTGCAGAAAAATCTGCAGTATCAAAGCCATCCTCGAGCCAGGTGCAAGACATACCCAGGGAACATGTGCCTGAGAAATCGCAACTTCCAGCTGAGGGGAGTCCTGTAATGCTGTCCGTCAGTGAATATGAGAAGACAACATCATTGCCACTCGAGAATGACATATTCAGGGAGGTTTCTTCTCCACACCCGTCAGACCTACCTAGAATCTTGGGAATGGATTCCAGAACACGGTCCAAGAACCCTGCCAAAGTTTCTGGTCAGAAGTTACATGAAGTAGTGAAAACATCAAATACCTCAAAAAGTATCTACCGGGAGAGAATGTTGAATGGTCCCTGTTACTTCTCCAGCGGGGTGACTATCCTTCATCAACAGCTCAAAGCACGAAATCTTGAGAAGAAACTTCAGAAGGCTGGTGGACTGAGCAGCTGGCTGATGTCACTGGGGCTTGGGCAATTTGTGAGGATCTTCCGGTGTAGGCGTGTCAATGAGTTTCAGCTGGCCAACATGACAATGAAGAAGCTCAAAGATATGGGTGCTGCTGCCGTGGGGCCTCGTAGGAAATTGATGCACGCCATCGACTGCGTCTGCGATCCTTATCATCGAAGACTCGAAGTGCCTCCTAGGATCTGCTAA
- the LOC104446527 gene encoding probable E3 ubiquitin-protein ligase BAH1-like isoform X1, translating to MKFGETFMEYLHGEQERFLGRCSHVEYKRLKKVLKRCRTCKSLHRPCDAGQGEEEADGSLQLCRCEACPVCDEMFFSELMKEASEIAGCFNSRVRHLLHLLVATGIQRYIQCFSPCFKGHQQLLLEEGRMLMEYVTMNAIAIRKILKKYDKVHGSVNGEHFRSKMRAEHIELLQSPWLIELGAFYLNSRGLDAEECAECSTQFSFHFDETKSALIMSLAGSIKLEYDLTCAICLDTVFNPYALSCGHLFCKSCACSAASVMIFEGLKAASEDAKCPVCREAGVYGNSVHMSVLNLLLKKRCKEYWEERSGAERDEMLKQSKEYWDRQTKHMIGYI from the exons ATGAAGTTCGGGGAGACGTTTATGGAGTATCTGCATGGGGAGCAGGAGCGGTTTCTGGGCAGGTGCTCTCATGTCGAGTACAAGCGGCTGAAGAAGGTCCTCAAGAGGTGCCGCACCTGCAAATCGTTGCACCGGCCTTGTGACGCGGGGCAAGGAGAGGAGGAGGCCGATGGGTCGCTGCAGCTGTGCCGATGTGAAGCTTGTCCGG TGTGTGATGAgatgtttttctctgagttgatgaAGGAAGCTTCAGAAATAGCAGGATGCTTTAATTCAAGAGTTAGacatcttctccatcttcttgtTGCAACTGGGATTCAGAGGTACATACAGTGCTTTAGTCCATGTTTTAAGGGCCATCAACAACTCCTGTTAGAAGAAGGAAGAATGTTGATGGAATATGTCACTATGAATGCAATTGCTATCAGAAAAATTCTCAAGAAGTATGACAAG GTTCATGGCTCTGTCAATGGGGAGCATTTTAGATCTAAGATGCGGGCCGAGCATATAGAGCTCTTGCAGTCACCATGGCTAATAGAACTGGGAGCTTTCTATTTAAATTCCAGAGGATTAGACGCTGAAGAGTGTGCTGAGTGTTCTACTcagttttcatttcattttgatGAGACAAAGTCTGCTCTGATAATGTCACTTGCAGGTTCTATAAAGCTAGAATATGATCTGACTTGCGCTATTTGCCTG GACACTGTTTTTAACCCATATGCACTTAGCTGTGGTCATCTTTTTTGCAAGTCATGTGCCTGCTCTGCAGCATCTGTGATGATCTTTGAAGGACTTAAGGCGGCAAGTGAGGATGCCAAATGTCCAGTGTGTAGAGAG GCTGGAGTCTATGGTAATTCTGTGCATATGTCAGTGCTAAATCTGCTCTTGAAGAAAAG GTGCAAGGAATACTGGGAGGAGAGGTCAGGCGCCGAACGCGATGAGATGCTGAAACAGTCTAAAGAGTATTGGGATAGGCAAACGAAGCATATGATTGGATATATTTAA
- the LOC104446527 gene encoding probable E3 ubiquitin-protein ligase BAH1-like isoform X2, which produces MKFGETFMEYLHGEQERFLGRCSHVEYKRLKKVLKRCRTCKSLHRPCDAGQGEEEADGSLQLCRCEACPVCDEMFFSELMKEASEIAGCFNSRVRHLLHLLVATGIQRYIQCFSPCFKGHQQLLLEEGRMLMEYVTMNAIAIRKILKKYDKVHGSVNGEHFRSKMRAEHIELLQSPWLIELGAFYLNSRGLDAEECAECSTQFSFHFDETKSALIMSLAGSIKLEYDLTCAICLSCACSAASVMIFEGLKAASEDAKCPVCREAGVYGNSVHMSVLNLLLKKRCKEYWEERSGAERDEMLKQSKEYWDRQTKHMIGYI; this is translated from the exons ATGAAGTTCGGGGAGACGTTTATGGAGTATCTGCATGGGGAGCAGGAGCGGTTTCTGGGCAGGTGCTCTCATGTCGAGTACAAGCGGCTGAAGAAGGTCCTCAAGAGGTGCCGCACCTGCAAATCGTTGCACCGGCCTTGTGACGCGGGGCAAGGAGAGGAGGAGGCCGATGGGTCGCTGCAGCTGTGCCGATGTGAAGCTTGTCCGG TGTGTGATGAgatgtttttctctgagttgatgaAGGAAGCTTCAGAAATAGCAGGATGCTTTAATTCAAGAGTTAGacatcttctccatcttcttgtTGCAACTGGGATTCAGAGGTACATACAGTGCTTTAGTCCATGTTTTAAGGGCCATCAACAACTCCTGTTAGAAGAAGGAAGAATGTTGATGGAATATGTCACTATGAATGCAATTGCTATCAGAAAAATTCTCAAGAAGTATGACAAG GTTCATGGCTCTGTCAATGGGGAGCATTTTAGATCTAAGATGCGGGCCGAGCATATAGAGCTCTTGCAGTCACCATGGCTAATAGAACTGGGAGCTTTCTATTTAAATTCCAGAGGATTAGACGCTGAAGAGTGTGCTGAGTGTTCTACTcagttttcatttcattttgatGAGACAAAGTCTGCTCTGATAATGTCACTTGCAGGTTCTATAAAGCTAGAATATGATCTGACTTGCGCTATTTGCCTG TCATGTGCCTGCTCTGCAGCATCTGTGATGATCTTTGAAGGACTTAAGGCGGCAAGTGAGGATGCCAAATGTCCAGTGTGTAGAGAG GCTGGAGTCTATGGTAATTCTGTGCATATGTCAGTGCTAAATCTGCTCTTGAAGAAAAG GTGCAAGGAATACTGGGAGGAGAGGTCAGGCGCCGAACGCGATGAGATGCTGAAACAGTCTAAAGAGTATTGGGATAGGCAAACGAAGCATATGATTGGATATATTTAA